The stretch of DNA ACCCAGAAGACCATCAACAAGATGGGCGAACTCCAGCAGTCCGCCATCCGCCAGCTCGGCCGGGAGCCGCGCTAGCACCTGAATTTTGAACAGGGCCAACCTGAGGCCCTTAAGACCTGAACCCGGATACCCGTCCGGCAAGAGGAGACCGAAGAGATGAAGTCACTCAGTATCGCAGCCACCGGCATGCTCGCTCAGCAGCTCAATGTCGAAGTGATCTCGAACAACATCGCGAACATGAACACGACCGGCTACAAGCGCCAGCGTGCGGAGTTCCAGGACTTGATCTATCAGAACCTCCGCCGCGTGGGGTCCACCTCATCAGACGCAGGCACCGTGGTGCCGACAGGCATTCAGCTTGGTGTCGGCGTCAAAGCCGGGTCTGTTTACCGCATCTCGACCCAGGGCAACCTTACGCCGACCGACAACACCTATGATCTTGCCATTCAGGGCGAAGGCTATTTCCGCGTCACCCTGCCCTCAGGCGAAGATGCCTATACCCGCGCCGGTGCCTTCCAGCTCAATGCCTCAGGCCAGATCGTCACAACGGACGGCTATGAACTGTCCCCATCCATCACCGTGCCGCAGGACGTGCGCGACGTCTCAATCAACAGCCAGGGCCAGATTGAAGCCTTCCTCGATGGCCAGACCAACTCGACGGTTCTGGGTCAGCTGGAAGTGGTTCGCTTCTTCAACAAGGCCGGTCTTGAAGCACGCGGTGGCAGCCTGTTCACCGAAACTGCCGCCTCAGGTGCCCCTGCTGCGGCAACGCCGGGCTCTGTTGGCTACGGCACATTGCTGCAGGGATACCTTGAAACATCGAACGTGGACTCGGTGGGTGAAATCACCAACCTCATCAGCGCCCAGCGTGCTTACGAGATGAACGCCAAGGTCATCACCTCCACAGACGAGATGCTCTCCGTCGCATCCAACCTCCGCTAGCCCGGTCAGGAACAGGACAGTCTCATGAGTATTCTTCGTACTTTCTCACTGCGCGCGATCCTCGCCACCGCCGTGCTGGCAACCGCCGGCATTGCAGGTCACGCGGAGGCCGCCGCCCCCACCGAAGCCGTGCTGCGCGACAAAGCCATTGTGTCAGGCGACGCAGTCACCCTCGGCGACCTGTTCATCAATGCCGGCAACCAGGCCTCAGCGCTTGTCTCCCGCGCACCGGCGCCAGGCGAGCGTGCCGCCATCAATGCGGTGCACGTCACCAATGCTGCCCGCGCTGCTGGCATGCTGTGGCCAAACAACGAGCGCTACACGCACATCATCGTCAATCGCGATGGCACGCCCGTGCCCGCTGACATGGTCCTTGATACGCTCGCCAACACCATTGCTACAGCACAGGCCGCCAACACACCGTTTGACGTGTCCTACACTGTGACCCTGGACGCAGACCCCCGCACGCTTTTCGTTGCCAAGGGCAACGCGCCTGAAGTGATCGTCAAGGACATGTCCTTTGATGCACGCTCTGGCCTCTTTTCAGCACGCATCACCACACCAACCCGTGGCGCATCCATTCAGCGGATCGCCGGTCGTGCAAAGCAGACCCGTGAAATCCCGGTTGCTGCAACCGGCATTGCCCGCGGCGAAGTCTTGCGTGAAGACATGCTGACCCTTGTCGACATGGAAGTAAGCCGCATCGCGCCAGGCACCGCATTGAGCATGGAAGAACTGGTGGGCATGACACCGCGCACAGCACTGCGTGTCGGCCAGCCGGTACGTGCCAAGGACATGCGCCTTCCCATTGCCGTCAACAAGGATGCGCGTGTCACCATCACCTATGAGATGCCCGGCATGGTGCTGACCGCCACAGGCCGCGCCCTTGAGAATGCGCCCATGGGTGGCATCGTCCGGGTCATCAACACCCGCTCTCACCGCACCGTCCATGCTCGCGTAACCGGCCCTGGTCGCGTGGTGATCGAAAGCGGCCAGCCCATGCAGGTCGCCGGACGCCCCATCAACTAAGCACCTCTCGTCATCACTCCATTGCTCCGGCACCCGAACCGGACATTGACTCCCTACAGCCTGAAGGACCAAGACCATGACGACCACATCAAAATCAGTTCTGCGGATCGCAGCCCTCAGCAGCCTCGCAATGGCGCTCACCGCCTGCAACGCAGCAGACCGCCTCAAGAACATTGGCAAGGCGCCGGACCTGACGCCGATCGAGAACCCAGCCCATCGCGCGGAGGCGCAGACCGTATCTCTGCCCATGCCGCAGGCAGAAAACATTTCCTACCAGCCCAACTCACTTTGGCGCGCAGGGGCACGCGGCTTCTTCAAGGACCAGCGCGCCTCCGCCCTTGGCGACATCCTGACGGTCACAATCGAAATCACTGACAAAGCCGAGATCGAAAACACAACAGAACGCTCTCGCGCAAACTCTGAAGATGCAGGCCTCGACAATCTGTTCGGCTACGCGGCCAACCTGGACCGTTTGTTCCCCGACGAGGTGGACAACGCCAATCTGGTGGGCGCTGACTCAACGAGTTCCAGCCGGGGCGCAGGGTCAGTTGACCGCGAAGAAACTGTCAACCTGACTGTTGCCGCCATCGTCACCCAGATCCTGCCCAACGGAAACATGGTCATCCAGGGCAAGCAGGAAGTCCGCGTGAACTTTGAAGTCCGCGAACTGCTGGTCGCCGGCGTCATTCGCCCGGAAGACATTTCCAACCAGAACACCATCAACCACACCCAGATTGCTGAAGCCCGCATCTCTTACGGCGGCCGCGGTCAAATCACGGATGTGCAGCAGCCGCGCTACGGCCAGCAGGTGTTCGACATCATCATGCCGTTCTAGTGAGGCCTCCTCTGGCACACACTTAACGAGCTGACGGAGCGGGCGATTCAGGCCGCCCTCTCCAGCAGCGCTGCCATCGGGACCTTCTTGAAAAAGAAGGAGGCAGCGCAAACCAAAACGGCGCATGAGCAAAAGCTCATGCGCCGTTCTTGTTTTTGATCCTGCAAAGCAGCCTATTCGTCGCGATAGACTTTCTCGCGCCGCTCATGCGCTTCTTGCGCCTCGATGGACAGCGTCGCGATGGGACGTGCTTCCAGACGCTTGAGCCCGATCGGCTCTCCGGTCTCTTCGCAATACCCGTAGGTGCCCTCTTCAATGCGCTTGATCGCGGCATTGATCTTGTTCACCAGCTTGCGCTGCCGGTCACGCGCCCGCAGTTCAAGCGACCGCTCCGTCTCTGACGACGCTCGGTCGGTCAGGTCTGGATGATGGCTCGTATCTTCCTGAAGGTTTGTGATCGTTTCTCGCGTCTCGCGGAGGATATCTTCCTTCCAATCGATCAGCTTTCGGCGGAAGTATTCCTTCTGCCGGTCATTCATAAAGGGCTCGTCGTCAGACGGCGTGTAATCCTTGGTCAACTCAGCGGTCACCGGTGTCTCTCCCTTCACTGGCGCCAGCTACCTCCGTACAGATGAAGGTGGCTTGATGGCGCGGGAATATATCGGCGGGTTCGACGATGCACAACATCGCCCGATAGGCTTAGTCCATGAATTATTTGTATAATTTCGCCTCTTGCGGTCTCAGATGTGCAGGTTACTGCGCAAAAAGCTGTTCATACTTGGCCAGTTCAACTCTTGCGCGCAGCTCAATTTCGTCAAGCACATGGGCCAGGCGCGGGTCCTGAAAGGTCGTCTTCGAATCACGTCGCTGCTCCACCAGCTTCAGCAGCTGATCCAGCTTCTGTTTGGAAACACCACCCGCCAGGAGGGATAGTTTGATGTCGTCGAGAATATCCAGCATGGCTTCCGCACGGACCACCGCCTTCCGGCTTCCGTCGGTGGCAGTGTCCACTTCCTGAAGACCAATCAGCGCATCAACCGGCGCGACTGACGCCACAGAACCTGTTGCATGTGCAGCTTCCGCCTGCCCCATTCCGTCCACACGGAATCGTTCGCCGCCCGCTGACCGGGATTTCCCGGCGCGGCCTGCGGTAGCTGGTCCTTGCGCACGTCCCGCGCCGCCAACCTTCATGGGCCAAGGCTCCTGCCAAACTGGGCGCGCAAATCGCACCCGTGTCTCTACAGGGTGCACGCTGCGCCAAACTGCTTAATGCCGTCTTAACGGTGTCTCACCGGCTGGGCAGAAGCTGCCGGGTTGCCGCGCCAAACGGCAGTCCATGCCGGGTTTGCCAAAATCGGTACTCGAAATAGTCCAGCAAAATCAATGAGTTGGAAAACACGGCGCGTGGCACGGGTTTCGCAAAACCAAGCGCAAAGCATATCCACCGGTGCGCCAGCCTGAACCTGACATCGCACCCAAGAGAACGGAACACCGACCCGAATGTTGTTCTTTGCACGCAAATCACTTTCACGCGCACGCACTCTCCTGGCGCTCACCATCGCAGCTTCCCTGCTGTGGCCGGTCGCAGCCCAGGCGTCGTCGCGCATCAAGGATCTCGCCTCCGTTGAAGGCATCCGAGACAACCATCTGGTCGGCTATGGCCTTGTGGTTGGTCTTGATGGCTCCGGCGACAGCCTGCGGAATGCCCCGTTCACCCGCCAAAGCCTGCAGTCCATGCTGGAACGTCTGGGCGTGAACACCCGCGATGCAACGCTCAACACCAACAACGTGGCCGCTGTCATGGTCACCGGCAATCTGCCTGCCTTCGGTTCCCAGGGCAGCCGTATGGACATTACGGTCTCAACCTTGGGCGACGCGTCCAGCCTTCTGGGCGGCACGCTTCTGGTTACACCGCTCATGGGCGCCGACGGCGAAGTCTACGCGGTAGCACAGGGCCCCGTTGCCATTTCAGGCTTCAGTGCTGAGGGCGATGGCGCCAGCGTAAAGCGCGGTGTTGCCACATCCGGACGCATTCCCAACGGTGCCATCATCGAACGTGAAATTGCCTTTGCGCTCGAAGACATGAGCACGGTGCGTCTTTCCCTGCACAACCCGGATCTCACCACCGCCCAGCGCATGGCCAACGTCATCAACACATTTGTTGGTGGCAGCACAGCCCAGGCGACGGACCCCTCAACGGTATCACTTACCGTGCCACAAAAGGGCAAGGGCAGCGTCGTCAGCATGCTGACGGAAATCGAGCAGCTGCGTGTTGCACCAGACAGCCCTGCCAAGGTCGTGATTGATGAAGCCTCCGGCGTCATTGTCATGGGCAAGGATGTGCGCGTCTCTACTGTTGCCATTGCACAGGGCAACCTGACAATCCGCGTCACCGAAACACCGCAGGTCAGCCAGCCCAACCCCTTTGCGGAACAGGGTGACACTGTTGTTGTGCCCCGCACGGACATTCAGGTGGATGACGATGCAGAAAACCGCCTGGGCCTCCTGCGTGAAGGCGTAACCCTTGAAAGCCTCGTGGACGGTCTCAACTCTCTGGGTGTTGGTCCTCGCGACATGATCTCAATTCTGCAGACCATCCGCGCTGCCGGTGCCCTGCAGGCCGAGCTGGAGGTTCTTTAAATGGATATCTCCCTCCCCGCGCCTGTCGCTGCAAATCCGTTCGGTCAGGTTCTGCCAAAGGCTCTGGCCCATGCCCCCAAGGCATCCACGCCCATGTCCGCGTCCAAGGAACAGGCCATGCGCGAAACGGCGCAGGAATTCGAAGCGGTCTTTATCGGTCAGATGACAGAAGCCATGTTCGCCGGTCTTGAAACCGAGGAACCATTTGGTGGCGGCCACGCTGAAAAGATGTGGCGCTCTCAGCTGTCTCAGGAAATGGGTCGCTCCATCAGCGCGTCCGGCGGCATCGGCATCGCAGAGTCCGTTTACCGCTCCATGATCGCGCAGCAGGAAGCAGCCCTTAATCCGCTGCCGCAACCTACACCGCCACCACAAGCTGCTGCAGCGGCATACGCCAACTAGAAATCTCGAAAATCACAGGTCCAATCCAATGAGCAACTTCCAGATGCAGCAGCCCCCCGCTCCCAAGCAGTGGCAGCCGCCGGTTACCTTTCTTGAGGACATGGCGTCGCTCGCAACCGCCCTGGACACCATCATCACCAAGGAAAATGCGCTCGCCCAGGACAACAAGCTGGCCGACATTGCCGGCATGGCTGGTGAAAAAACACAGCTGGCTGTTGACTACGACCGGCATGTCCGCGCCTTGAAGGCGGACCCGTCCCGGCTTCACGCTGCACCTGAAAAGGTGCGCGCCAACCTCAAAACCGCCATCACATCGCTTGAAAGCAAGCTTGCGGACAATGAACGCTATCTGGGTGCCGCCAAATCCGTGTCGGAAGGCATCGTGAAGGCAGCCGCCCGCGCGGCGAGCGAAGCACGCGCGCCGACCATCGGCTACGTGCCCAAATCGACCGCAAAAATTCGCCCCATGGCAGCAGCAGCAACCATTGCGCTGGACAAACGCGTGTAAAAGCGCCGTTTTTACGGCCAAAGTGCATTCAATTTGAATCAATGTGTGCGGTGACGTTTAACGTCACTTTCACGCGCCTTAGGCAAAATTTGCCTAGGTCTGCATGTGCAGATCTGCAAGCAGTGGGATGTTTGCTAACCGGGGGGCGCGACCCAAGAAATGGGTGCCGCCATGGAAAGTATTTCTGGGCCCCGGCCCATAGTTGATCCAATCACAGCACCGCGTGCAGCCACGCCGTCCGGCCTGGTTACGGCCGGCGCAAAGTCTGTTCCACCGGTTGAACGCACAAACGGATCACAAAACCAGACCACGCAGCAGCAAGACCCTGCCCTCTTGCGCAAGGCAGTTGAGACGCTTGAAAAGCGTTTGCCAGTCAATGTCAGTCTCGACATCACCTATGACGAGACCATCAAGCGCGAAGTCGTGCGTGGAACCAGCAATGTCACTGGCGAAACCGTCATGGAATTTCCCACGGAGCAGATGCAAAAGCTGATCCGTGGCCTGCGCGAAGAACTCGGCCTCACAGTGGATCAGCAAGTCTAGCGCATCCACCATTGCCGATCTGGAGCAGTCATTAAGACGCCGGTAACCACGATCTGCGACTTAGGAAGCTGGTATTATTGCCAGGTCCAGATTCGTCAAAGGCTGCTCCATGTCCGCATCCCTTCCAAAGACAACGGCCAAGGTCGTCGCTGAAGAGTTCAATCGCGCCATCGACAGCCACCAAAAAGGCAAGCTGGACCGCGCAAAACGCGGCTACAAGCGCGTCCTTCAGACAGCACCCAATCATGCAGAAGCACTACACCTACTAGGGGTGATTGATCTTCAACGCGACAATTTCAGCCAAGCTGCCGACCTCATTGCAAAGGCCGTAGAGCTGGCACCTGATCTTGCGCCGGCGCACTACAATCTGGCCCGCGCGCTCAAATCACTGAACAAACTCCCCGAAGCATTGGAGTCCGTCAGAAAAGCAGTTCACCTATCACCAACAGATCCAGACTGCTGGCTTCTGTGCTGCAACATCCTGATAGACCTCGACTTGAAAAAAGAGGCCGCCTCAGCGCTGGGCACCTTGCTCCAGCTGTCACCGGAACTGGACGATGTGCGGCGGGCGCGCGCCAACCTTCTGATGGATATTGAGGATACCGAGGGCGCGCTAAAGGAGTATGAGTTTCTCGCCAGCAATGCCCGCGTCCCTCATGAGGCCCTGCGGGATATGGCAATCTTGCGCGTGCAGCAAGACGACAAGCTGAGCGCCCTCCCCCTGCTTGAAAAGGCTTTGGAGATCAAACCTGACGACTGGCAATCACGCAGTCTGGCGGCGGGTCTTCTAATTGACCTTGATCGCAACCGGGATGCGCTGCCCCTCGTTCGCGCCATGCTCGACGAGAAGCCGGATGACATTGAGGCAAAACTCAAGATGGGCATTATCCTGTCGAACATGCGGCGCAACAAAGATGCTCTGCCGATACTTGAGTACGTGCACGAGATGGAGCCCGAAAATTCCACCGCTCTGCTGAAACTCGCATTCACGTATCAGTCCCTCGAGATGTTCGACAAAGCCATCGAGCATTACGAGAAAATGAAAGTCCTGATGCCAGACGAAGCGCGAAGCTGGTCCAATCTCGCTGGCCTGTATTTCGAGACCGAGGACTATGACAAGGCGCTGACTGAGGGCATGGAAGCGCTCCGGATTAACCCAAATGTCGAGCAGACCTATCTCAACATCGGGGTCATGCTGCAAAAAATTGGTGACTATGACCGCGCGATCGACCTCTACCAGCGCGCTTTGACAGTCAATCCTGAATACTCAACGGCAGGCTCCAACCTCTCCCATCTTTTGCTGGCAAGAGGCGATATCGAGAATGGTTGGGATCTTTATGCCCATGGTTTCAATGCTGGTCTGCGTCGTCCGATGCGTCACTTCTCAGTGGACCTTTGGGACAACAAAGACTGTTCCGATGACCGAGTACTTGTTTGGAAAGAACAGGGCGTGGGCGATGACATACGCTTTGCCTCCTGCCTCCCGGATGTGATCAACCGCGTGGAACACGTGATTATCGAAACGGACCCACGTCTGGTAACGCTTTTCCAGCGGTCATTTCCCACGACAACAGTGCGGGACGAACGTCCAAAGCTGGAGCACACATTCGTTGGACCGCCCGACTACAACAAGCACATACCCGCTGGACAGCTGCCTGTTCATTTCCGCCGAACCCTGGATGCATTCCCGGCAGAAGACGGATACCTCGTCCCAGATCCCAAACGCATCGCCTACTGGCGCGAAAGGGTAGAAGCATGTGGCGAAGGTATCCGCATCGGACTTTCCTGGCGCAGCATGCACCAAAGCGCCACCCGTAACCTCGTCTACACCCAACTGGACGATTGGGCGGAGCTGATGAAAACGCCCGGCATTACGTGCATCAACCTCCAATACGACAATGCGGATGCTGAAATAGAAGAGTTCACAGAGAAAACAGGCCTCAAGCTACATGTCATGGATGGCCTGGACCTCAAGGACGACCTGGACGAAGCCGCTGCGCTGACAAAAGCATGTGACCTTGTCGTAAGTGCAGGTACCTCCGTGTCCGACATGGCCGCGGCTGTCGGCACGCCTGTCATCTTCTACGGTGATGCCCGGCACCCCATGCAGCTGGGCACAGACCGGTTCCCCTGGTACCCGTCTTCCAGATTTGTGAGCCGGGAAGCCCGGCAACCCATTTCAGACATCGCTAAAAGCATCACAAAGGATGTCCAAGCCTTCGCCAAGCAGTGGCACAACGGCGAAATAAGCTAGAAATTTCACAAGATATCCACAGAGCACACGACCAAGACTGAGCGGAACTGCATGAAGGCAGTTTCGCTCTTTTTGCTTTTGATGCCCGGCAAAAACTGCCCAAGCACGGCAATCAATGCCGCGCCGCTCACTTCCAAATCGAAAAAATCCCCAGTTTTCTGCCATTTTTTTGTTGGCACAGAGCATGCTCCTACAGGGCCAAGCGTTGGTCACCGTAGATCAGCTCCCTCGCCCTAGAGGACCAGGCAAAAATCCCTGTGTCCCAAATTGATGGACCGAGGCGGCAAAGTTTACCGGCGATTAAGCATTAACGATCAGTATCCAGCGTAACGAACTGGGACACATCCCTCATTGTGAGGGCGCTGGAAACGGTCCTAGGAGGACATGAGATATGGGTGACATTGTACTTTCAGCGGGTATCCGCTCCAACCTTCTGAGCATTCAGAACACCGCGAAGCTTCTTGATCAGACGCAGACGCGTCTGGCAACCGGACTAAAGGTCAACGGTGCCATTGACGATCCCACGGCCTTCTTTACGGCTCAGGGCTTGAACAATCGGGCACGTGATCTGGAGTCTTTGCTGTCATCGATGGATCAGGCCGTTCAGACACTGGACGCAGCAGATCAGGGCATCAAGTCGGTCATCAAGCTGATTGAAAACGCCAAAGCAACCGCCAACCAGGCACTTGTGACAAAGATCAAAGCCTCAACGGCAACGAGCACCAACTCAACCGCCTTTACCGGAACACAAACCATCAGCACCATTGCTGGCGTGGACAATGGCGACAGCTTCACCATTCAGGTCGGCACAGCAGCGGCAGTAACTGTCAATATTGCAGCGACCAACCAGGCTGTTTCGGTCATTCTTGCCAGCCTTTCAGGCATCACAGACGTAACGGCCTATCTGACCACCGACGGCAAGATCAAGATTGAAGCCACAAATGGCGAAGATCTGGCAATTACCGACGTATCTGGCTCAGCAGCAAACAGCCTCGGGGTTTCAGGCACATCAACCAACGGTGTGAACCGCCGCTCCTTCGAGTCTGACTTCAATGCACTGCGGACCCAGATGGACCAGTTGATCTCTGACGCATCCTACAAAGGGGTAAACCTGCTGCAGGCCACCAATGACCTGACGGTTTTCTTCAACGAAGGTCAAACATCCAGCCTGACGATCAACTCTCGTCTGCTTGATACATCCTCCGCTGGCATGAACATTTCAGAGATTGTCTCCAAGGCTTGGGCGACGGATGGCAACATCTCCGGTGCCATTGATCAGCTCGATCAGGCCGTCATTACACTGCGGCAACAGGCGTCCACTTTCGGTGGCAACCTGTCAGTCGTGGAAACAAGGTCTGACTTTACTGAGAACATGATCAATACGCTGGTCGGCGGCGCGTCTAATCTGACAATCGCTGATACAAACGAAGAAGGCGCAAACCTTCTGGCCTTGCAGACCCGTCAGTCCCTGGGTACCACCGCCCTTTCACTGGCATCGCAGGCAGATCAGAACGTGCTGCAGCTCTTCTAGTAGCGCTTTCAGCAAAAAATCAGGGCGGCTGCACTTTTTTGCAGCCGCCTTTTTTGTTTGTTTTCTGCGGATCTGCGCAATACCAGGCAACAAAGACAACGGGACTTACCAAGCCTGTTGGATTGCAGTAACTCCCCCTTAAGACCTTTCCGCCACTGTGATCCTCGACACCTCAGAAAGAGGGTCAGTTACATAGTCTTCCTAGGAAAGGAACTCAGTTCATGAGTGAAATTGCTCTCTCCAGCGCCCTGCGCTCGAACCTTAACTCTCTCCAGAACACGGCGTCTTTGCTTTCTCAGACTCAGGAACGTCTTTCGACGGGCCTGCGTGTGAACAGCGCTATTGATAACCCGACGTCATTCTTCACTGCTGCCGGCCTGAACAACCGTGCACAGGATCTGTCTGCTCTTTCTGATGACATCGGCCTTGCTGTTGACACACTGAAAGCTGCCGACGACGGCATCAAGGCGATCACGACACTCGTTGAGAACCTTAAGTCCACTGCCAACGAAGCTCTGACAACAAAGATTGCTTCTTCTTCTGCAACCAGCACGAACTCAACTGCGTTCACTGGTGCACAGACGATTTCAACAATCTCTGGTGTCGACAACGGCGACAGCTTCACCATTCAGGTGGGCACTGCTGCTGCTGTCACGATCAACGTTGCTGCAACCAACCAGTCTGTTACTGCTCTTATCACCAGCATCTCCGGCATCTCTGGCGTAACTGCCTCGCTGACGTCTGACGGTAAGATCAAGATTGAAGGCACAAGCGGCGAAGATCTTGTGATTGCTGACGTTTCTGGTTCAGCTGCCAACTCACTGGGCGTTTCAGGTACGAAGACAAACGGCACAAACCGTAACTCTTTCGTGACTGACTTCAACAGCCTGCGTACGCAGATTGACCAGTTGGCTGGTGACGCATCCTTCAAGGGTGTGAACCTTCTTCAGGCCAACAATGACCTGACAGTGGCCTTTAACGAAGACCAGTCTTCCAGCCTGACGATTTCGTCCAAGCTGCTTGACACATCTTCCGGCGGCCTGAACGTCTCTGCTGCTACGAACAGCGCTTTCGCAACTGACAGCAACATCGACGCTGCTGTTGCTGAGCTGGACGCCGCGGTGAGCACGCTTCGTGCACAGTCTTCTTCGTTCGGTAACAACCTGTCGATCGTGGAAAACCGTCAGGACTTCACGTCCAACCTGATCAAGACACTCGAAACAGGTGCTGGCAAGCTCACCCTCGCCGACACCAACCTTGAAGGTGCAAACCTGCTTGCCCTTCAGACACGTCAGTCACTGGGTACCACGGCTCTGTCCCTGGCTTCTCAGTCCGACCAGAACGTCCTGCGTCTGTTCTAATCAGACCAACAGGCGGCCTAGCCACGAAGGCGAAGCCATCTGGTTATCGAATACGGGAAACGGCGGTGCAGAAGCACCGCCGTTTTTCTTTGTCGATCTGCGGGTTTCATTGAAGCAAAGCCTGTCAGTGCGCTTGCCCTATACTGTGGAGGTCCGAATCAATGCGTGACCTGCCCCACAACCCGGAGAGACACCATGGCCCTCAAAATCGAGCTCAAGCCCGGCGAACGCTTCATTCTGGGCAACGCAGTCATTACCAATGACGACCAGCGGACCCGCCTGTTCGTTGAAGGCTCTGCACCCATTCTGCGCGAGAAGGACATCATGCGCGCTGAAGACGCAGACAGCCCCTGCAAACGGCTCTATTTGGCTGTTCAGCTTATGTATCTGAGCAACGACCCGTCAGATCAGCACAGCGTCTATTTCAAGCTCACCAATGACATCATCAAGGCAGCACCTAGCACCCTTGAGTACATTGAGCGCATGAACAATCAAATCTTAACCGGCGCATTCTATAAAGCTCTTAAGGAAGCAAAGAAGCTCATCAAGTATGAGCAGGAGCTCATGTCGAATGCACAATCCGGCGCAGGCCTACGGGAAGACAGCTAAAGTTGTTGCCAACCCGCGTGAACACGAAGCCAATCTGCTCACCAAGGCTGCGCAGCAGCTCATGGCTGTCAAAGATCCGTTTGAGCCGCGCAGCGACGCATTCC from Pyruvatibacter sp. HU-CL02332 encodes:
- the flbT gene encoding flagellar biosynthesis repressor FlbT, yielding MALKIELKPGERFILGNAVITNDDQRTRLFVEGSAPILREKDIMRAEDADSPCKRLYLAVQLMYLSNDPSDQHSVYFKLTNDIIKAAPSTLEYIERMNNQILTGAFYKALKEAKKLIKYEQELMSNAQSGAGLREDS
- a CDS encoding flagellin, coding for MGDIVLSAGIRSNLLSIQNTAKLLDQTQTRLATGLKVNGAIDDPTAFFTAQGLNNRARDLESLLSSMDQAVQTLDAADQGIKSVIKLIENAKATANQALVTKIKASTATSTNSTAFTGTQTISTIAGVDNGDSFTIQVGTAAAVTVNIAATNQAVSVILASLSGITDVTAYLTTDGKIKIEATNGEDLAITDVSGSAANSLGVSGTSTNGVNRRSFESDFNALRTQMDQLISDASYKGVNLLQATNDLTVFFNEGQTSSLTINSRLLDTSSAGMNISEIVSKAWATDGNISGAIDQLDQAVITLRQQASTFGGNLSVVETRSDFTENMINTLVGGASNLTIADTNEEGANLLALQTRQSLGTTALSLASQADQNVLQLF
- a CDS encoding flagellin yields the protein MSEIALSSALRSNLNSLQNTASLLSQTQERLSTGLRVNSAIDNPTSFFTAAGLNNRAQDLSALSDDIGLAVDTLKAADDGIKAITTLVENLKSTANEALTTKIASSSATSTNSTAFTGAQTISTISGVDNGDSFTIQVGTAAAVTINVAATNQSVTALITSISGISGVTASLTSDGKIKIEGTSGEDLVIADVSGSAANSLGVSGTKTNGTNRNSFVTDFNSLRTQIDQLAGDASFKGVNLLQANNDLTVAFNEDQSSSLTISSKLLDTSSGGLNVSAATNSAFATDSNIDAAVAELDAAVSTLRAQSSSFGNNLSIVENRQDFTSNLIKTLETGAGKLTLADTNLEGANLLALQTRQSLGTTALSLASQSDQNVLRLF